Proteins from one Ahaetulla prasina isolate Xishuangbanna chromosome 2, ASM2864084v1, whole genome shotgun sequence genomic window:
- the RNF170 gene encoding E3 ubiquitin-protein ligase RNF170 yields MASQETEVQRLVLDNDSMIEGISDQVLLAIVLSITFLVALTYMLLRDGQSDIHPENQELVRAVRQQIQSEQENSVGDRQRFYTDLSCPVCLQQATFPIETNCGHLFCGSCIIAYWRCGSWLGAIHCPICRQTVTLFLPLFDEGQEDAAQVLHDISDYNRRFSGQPRSIMERIMDLPTLLRHAFREMFSVGGLFWMFRIRIFLCLLGALLYLASPLDFLPEALFGILGFLDDFFVIFLLLIYISIMYREFVTQRLNR; encoded by the exons ATGGCCAGCCAGGAAACTGAAGTTCAAAGACTGGTACTAGATAACGATTCAATGATAGAAGGAATAAGTGACCAGGTTCTGCTGGCGATAGTGCTTAGCATCACATTCCTTGTAGCACTGACATACATGCTATTAAG AGATGGGCAATCAGATATTCATCCAGAAAACCAAGAGTTAGTGAGGGCAGTTAGACAACAAATACAATCAGAACAG gaaaatAGTGTTGGTGACAGGCAACGTTTCTATACTGATTTGTCCTGCCCGGTGTGTTTGCAACAGGCTACATTTCCCATTGAAACAAATTGTGGACATCTTTTCTGTG GTTCCTGCATTATTGCATATTGGAGGTGCGGATCATGGCTAGGTGCAATACATTGCCCCATCTGCAGGCAAACG gTAACTTTATTTTTACCACTCTTTGATGAGGGACAAGAGGATGCAGCACAAGTGCTTCATGACATTAGTGATTATAATAGGAGATTCTCGGGACAGCCAAGATCG ATTATGGAAAGAATTATGGATTTACCTACATTATTGCGTCATGCGTTCAGAGAAATGTTTTCCGTCGGTGGTCTCTTCTGGATGTTCCGCATCAGAATATTCCTCTGTCTCCTGGGGGCTTTGTTATATCTTGCATCACCGTTGGACTTTCTACCTGAAGCTTTGTTCGGAATATTAGGCTTTTTAGATGatttttttgtgatttttctgctactcatatatatatctatcatGTACCGAGAATTTGTGACACAGAGACTGAACAGATGA